In Crassostrea angulata isolate pt1a10 chromosome 6, ASM2561291v2, whole genome shotgun sequence, a genomic segment contains:
- the LOC128188540 gene encoding signal peptide peptidase-like 3: protein MSHPQQGIPMGMEGQLSETAAISAFSVMDSSRLSTFVISILLIVYGSFRSLNIEQENREKDKDKQYAATTDGENNVQTIDACQAAFLPIGASASLLIMFLFFDSLQMVFAICTAVLATVAFAFLLLPMCQYLIRPCSTGQKISFGVCGRFTAAEILSFFLSFMIVCIWVLTGHWLLMDALGMGLCVAFIALVRLPSLKVSTLLLVGLLVYDVFWVFFSSYIFSANVMVKVATRPAENPVGLFAKKLHLSGFMRDAPKLSLPGKLVFPSIQNSSHFSMLGLGDIVMPGLLLCFVLRYDAYKKTQTNSVEAGVPPPPTYVHKVTYFHCSLIGYFLGLLTATVSSEVFKAAQPALLYLVPFTLLPLLTMAYLKGDLRRMWSEPFIVQPAPKNLDV from the exons ATGAGCCACCCTCAACAAGGGATACCCATGGGAATGGAGGGCCAGTTATCGGAGACTGCAGCCATATC GGCATTTTCTGTTATGGATTCTTCTCGATTGTCCACCTTTGTCATTTCCATATTGCTGATTGTATATGGTAGCTTTAG gtcCTTAAACATAGAACAAGAAAATCGAGAGAAAGACAAAGACAAGCAATATGCCGCTACTACTGATGGAGAGAACA ACGTGCAGACCATTGATGCCTGCCAGGCCGCCTTCCTCCCCATTGGAGCCTCAGCATCTCTCCTCATTATGTTCCTCTTCTTTGACTCTCTACAGATGGTTTTTGCTATTTGTACAGCAG tTCTGGCGACAGTTGCATTTGCTTTCCTCCTGTTACCTATGTGTCAATACCTCATTCGTCCCTGTTCCACCGGCCAGAA GATATCATTTGGAGTGTGTGGCCGGTTCACAGCAGCTGAGATCTTGTCCTTCTTCCTGTCCTTTATGATTGTGTGTATATGGGTGCTGACAGGACACTGGCTCCTGATGGACG CTCTTGGTATGGGACTGTGTGTGGCGTTTATTGCCCTGGTGCGACTTCCCAGTCTGAAGGTCTCCACCCTGCTGCTGGTGGGACTGCTGGTGTATGATGTTTTCTGG GTATTTTTCTCCTCATACATCTTCAGTGCGAATGTAATGGTAAAAGTTGCCACGAGGCCAGCAGAAAATCCG GTTGGTTTGTttgccaaaaaactccacttgtCTGGTTTTATGAGAGACGCACCTAAGCTATCATTGCCTGGCAAACTTGTATTTCCAAG CATTCAAAATTCTAGTCATTTTTCAATGTTGGGCCTCGGAGACATT GTCATGCCAGGCCTACTTTTATGTTTTGTACTTCGGTACGATGCTTATAAGAAAACACAGACCAACTCGGTGGAGGCGGGGGTCCCGCCCCCTCCGACCTATGTCCACAAGGTCACCTACTTCCACTGCTCTCTGATTGGCTACTTCTTAG GATTACTAACTGCCACTGTGTCATCTGAAGTGTTCAAGGCAGCCCAGCCAGCCCTGCTATACCTGGTCCCCTTCACTCTCCTTCCTCTACTCACCATGGCATATCTCAAG GGAGATTTAAGAAGAATGTGGAGTGAACCATTCATTGTTCAACCTGCACCAAAGAATCTGGATGTGTAG
- the LOC128190868 gene encoding GTPase Era, mitochondrial-like — MAAPMSIRFLVKLNQELSWSHVKRILLYQKCNVRLFGTRHKRGEYNKYTSNFPNFHPDERRVCFTPEEQLMKVTLEPNQPHNAKTLRVAIIGDPNVGKSTLINRLLQHKILPVSRKANTTRKNTLLILTQDECQITFVDTPGILAPEAKARHRVPSTVAVDPEKAASEVDLLGVVVDAKDKFRRNTLSKTVTKILHLHRNTPSILILNKMDGVMNKRGLLNTIASLTNKQLESQPIPILTNRKTHHLTKEKQQQKYIDSVIEKYKASKEGAANEGQGHIESEGTNDVRRTEHEGEGTEELSSDEEWQSFVKKLENCPESAINTTGWSNFQEVFIVSALKDDNVDDLRDYILSCAKPGDWEYHSSIITSESPYKLAENIVWEKMMDYVEFPVYDLHPKINNWEWDQNFDQLDISMEIKCPNKFIQAEVVKKVPTIVETARAELRNLFKYNVNLNLRVNVKK; from the exons aGCTATCTTGGAGTCATGTTAAAAGAATTCTCCTTTACCAAAAGTGTAATGTCAGATTGTTTGGTACAAGACATAAGAGAGGAGAGTACAACAAATATACATCGAACTTCCCAAACTTTCACCCAGATGAGAGAAGGGTTTGTTTCACACCTG AGGAACAACTCATGAAGGTAACATTGGAACCAAATCAACCACACAACGCCAAAACTCTGCGAGTGGCAATCATCGGTGATCCAAATGTAGGCAAATCAACTCTCATCAACAGACTTTTACAGCACAAG ATCCTCCCAGTCTCAAGAAAGGCCAATACCACAAGGAAAAACACTCTGTTAATCCTGACACAGGATGAATGTCAGATA acatttgTGGACACTCCAGGGATTCTAGCACCTGAAGCAAAGGCAAG GCACCGCGTCCCATCCACAGTTGCAGTGGACCCTGAAAAGGCTGCCAGTGAAGTTGACCTGT TAGGAGTTGTGGTGGATGCAAAAGACAAGTTCCGGAGAAACACCTTGAGTAAAACAGTGACAAAGATCCTCCATCTCCATAGAAACACCCCAtccattttgattttgaataag ATGGATGGAGTAATGAACAAGAGAGGTTTGCTGAACACTATAGCCTCTCTCACCAACAAACAATTAGAAAGTCAACCAATTCCAATCCTTACCAACAGGAAAACACACCACTTGACGAAagaaaaacaacagcaaaaataTATTGACTCTGTAATAGAGAAATACAAAGCATCCAAAGAAGGGGCCGCTAacgaaggtcaaggtcacattgAATCTGAGGGGACGAATGATGTTAGAAGGACAGAGCATGAGGGGGAGGGGACTGAAGAGCTGTCATCTGATGAGGAGTGGCAGAGTTTTGTGAAGAAGCTAGAAAATTGTCCAGAGTCGGCCATCAACACGACTGGGTGGTCGAATTTCCAGGAAGTCTTCATTGTCTCGGCACTGAAGGACGACAATGTGGATGACTTGAGA GACTACATATTATCCTGTGCCAAACCTGGGGATTGGGAGTACCACAGCTCTATAATAACCAGTGAATCACCTTATAAACTAGCAGAAAACATCGTCTGGGAGAAAATGATGGACTATGTCGAATTTCCCGTCTACGACTTGCACCCA AAAATCAATAATTGGGAATGggatcaaaattttgaccaaTTAGATATTTCCATGGAGATTAAATGTCCAAATAAGTTTATACAG GCTGAGGTTGTAAAGAAAGTACCCACCATTGTAGAAACAGCAAGAGCAGAATTAAGAAATCtatttaaatataatgttaatttaaaCTTGCGGGTAAATGtcaagaaataa